Sequence from the Acidobacteriota bacterium genome:
GTACTCCGATCTGCTCGAGGGTTACATCGCCGGCCTCAATCGAATCACCTTTCCCGACCGGGAGACGCCGTTCGCCGTGGATGACGGTACGGAGATCCACTTCGGCGTGGAGAAGCTCTTCCTCGCCGGCAGCGTTCCGGTCGCTGCCCGCATCGGCGTCTGGACCGATCCGGACCATCGCATCCGCTCGACGGCCCCCGGGCTGGACCAGGTCTTCCCCGCCGGGGACGATCTGACGCACTACAGCGCCGGCGTCGGCGTGACCCTCGACCGAATCCAGTTCGACTTCGCCGTCGACCGTTCGCGCGACAGCGCGACGATGGTGGCGTCGACGATCTATCGGTTCTGAGGCCGAGGATGCGAAAGGCCGCCGCGGCAGCCATCCTGCTCGCCCTCCTTTCCGCCGGGCTCGGCCGCGGCGAGTGGTACGACCACTATCTCGACGGAGTGGAAGCGCTCGAATCGGGCGACCCGGAAACGGCGGCCGGCCGGTTCCGCGAGGCGATCCGGATGCGCCCGGAGCCGGGTTACTACCGGACGTACGGAAACAACTACCTCCGCTACACGCCGTACTTCCATCTCGGGGCCGCGCTGCACGACTCCGGCGATTGCGCGGGCGCCCTCGAGGCCTTCCGGCGGTCGGAGGAGTCGGGAGAGCTCGAGGACCTTCCGCTGCTCGCGGCTCGCCGGCGCGCGCTCCGGGAGGCCTGCACCGCCCGGCTGGCGCCCCCCGCGAGCGGAGGGGAAAGGCGCTCCCCTCCGTCGCGCCCCGTGACGGGACGGATCTCGCGCCGGGCGCTCCGGGACGCGGTGCGCGCCTACCTCGAAGGCGACTACCCGGCGGCCGAGGCCCGATTCGAGGCCCTGATCGAGCGGGCGCCCCGATCGGCGACGCTGCACGCGGTGCTCGCGTGCGTGCTGGCGGCCAAGTCGCGGACCGGAGGTACCCCCGCCGACCTCGACAGCGCGCGCCGGGCGCTCGCCGAGGCGCTCGAGCTCGATCCCGGGCTCGAACTCGACGCCCGGTACTTCTCGCCGCTGGTGCGTTCGCTGCGTCCGCCGGGGACCGGCCCGGCGGCACCCGGCCCGCGGACGAAAAAAGGGCCCGGTCGTCCCGGGCCTGTCCTCGCGTCGGAGGACCACGCGAACGGTTCGTGAGGGCCGGTCCGCTCAGGCGGCGAGCTTCTTCCGGCCCCCGTGCTCGATCTTGATCGGGACCTTCTTCGGCAACGCCGCTTCGGAGACCGGGAGCGTCACGAAGAGCACGCCGTCCCTGTAAGAGGCCTGGACCTTGTCCGCATCCACGCCGTCGGGCAGGTCGAAGCGGCGCTCGAACCGGAATCCGCCACGCTCGCTGAGCAGGAAGCTACGGCCTTCCTTCTCCTCGACGAACGGGCGGTGACCCCGGATCACCAGCTGGCCGCCCTGGACCGTCACGTCGACGTTCGCGGGATCCACGCCGGGGAGATCGGCGACGAGCTGGAGCCGGTCCCCTTCCATCCAGACGTCGACCGGCGGGAACCCCGTCCAGAACGGGAGATCGGCCGGTTCACCGGAAGTGAGCTGCGCCCGGGCGCCACCCGTCCTGCCGACGCGGCCGAACAGGTCCTCGAACTCCCGCTCCATGCGGCGGAAGAGGCCCCGCATGTCCGCGAGAAGATCGGTGCCGAACGAGCGCATCACCGGCAGCATCGCCACTCACCTCCTTTCCGCTGGTTTCCGCTGGATTTCCGGGCTCCCCGTCCGGAGCCCGTTCGTCATTTGGGATGCGGTCCGGGGCCTGTCAAGAGGTCGGGGCCGGTCCCCACCGGCGGGGCCGGGCTTTCGAGACTTCGAAGGACGTCCGGTCCCCCGACACGGCCACCCCTCCCCGGCACCGCCCCCAAGCTTCCCCTGCGGGGCGGTCGGGGCACCGGGGGCCGCTGCGGGCGGGAGCGGGCGCGAGCGCCGCCATCCGCGCGAGCCGGCGGCCGGAGCGCCTGCTCCGGGCCCCACCGCCGGTCGCCGCGGGTTGCGCGCGGCCCCGCTGGAGGGACGGGGTTCGGCCCCCCGGCGGGACCGCTCAGGCTTCCGCGCCCTCCGCTCCGGCCGTCTCCGACTCCCCAGCCTCCTCGGACGCTTCGGCGGGCTCCTCCTCCGGTGCCCGTCCCAGCAGGCGGGGGATCGAATCCTCCCACGGAGGCCTCCCGATCCCGGCCTCGGTGATCAGGGCGGTGACCAGCTCTCCCGGCGTGACGTCGAAGGCGGGATGCCGCGCCGGTACCCCCTCGGGGGCGATCCGGGTCCCCCCGACGGTCAAGACCTCCGCCGGGTCGCGCTCCTCGATCGGGATCGCGGCGCCCGAGGCGCAGTCGGGATCGATCGTGGAGGTCGGCGCCGCCACGTAGAACGGGATGCCGTGTCGGTGCGCGAGCACAGCGAGCGGGTAGGTCCCCACCTTGTTGGCGACGTCGCCGTTCCTGGCGACGCGGTCGGCTCCCACGACGACCAGATCGACCTCTCCCCGCGCCATCAGCGTTCCTGCCATGTTGTCGGTGATCAGCGTCACCGGGATCCCATCGCGCTGCAATTCCCAGGCCGTCAGGCGCGCTCCTTGGAGGAAGGGGCGGGTCTCGTCCGCGATCACCGACACCGCTTTGCCCTCTTCGACGGCGGCGCGGACGACGCCGAGAGCCGTACCGTATCCCGCCGTCGCCAGGGCGCCGGCATTGCAATGGGTGAGGATGCGGGCTCCCTCCGGCACCAGGATCGATCCGTGGCGCCCGATCGCGCGGTTGGCCTCGACGTCCTCATCGTGGAGGCGGCGGGCGAGGCGCTCCATTCGCGCCGCTGCCTCTTCCGGCGGGACGGCCTCGTCCAGCGCGGCCTCGCCCGACTCCAGGAGCCGGCGCACCGCCC
This genomic interval carries:
- the mtnA gene encoding S-methyl-5-thioribose-1-phosphate isomerase, translated to MIEPLRFVDGALELLDQRRLPAEETWIRCRTAEDVAEAIRAMVVRGAPAIGVAAAYGMALAARGAAAQPPDRFREAIRGAAAALEKARPTAVNLSWAVRRLLESGEAALDEAVPPEEAAARMERLARRLHDEDVEANRAIGRHGSILVPEGARILTHCNAGALATAGYGTALGVVRAAVEEGKAVSVIADETRPFLQGARLTAWELQRDGIPVTLITDNMAGTLMARGEVDLVVVGADRVARNGDVANKVGTYPLAVLAHRHGIPFYVAAPTSTIDPDCASGAAIPIEERDPAEVLTVGGTRIAPEGVPARHPAFDVTPGELVTALITEAGIGRPPWEDSIPRLLGRAPEEEPAEASEEAGESETAGAEGAEA
- a CDS encoding Hsp20/alpha crystallin family protein, whose translation is MLPVMRSFGTDLLADMRGLFRRMEREFEDLFGRVGRTGGARAQLTSGEPADLPFWTGFPPVDVWMEGDRLQLVADLPGVDPANVDVTVQGGQLVIRGHRPFVEEKEGRSFLLSERGGFRFERRFDLPDGVDADKVQASYRDGVLFVTLPVSEAALPKKVPIKIEHGGRKKLAA